The DNA segment TTCCCTTCCCTTATCAGATGCAGTCCTGTATAAAAAACACTGTAGGTAAGAAATATAAAAATAGCAGAACGAACAATCTGAGCCCTTCTGGCCATCTTATACAAACTAAAGATAGCCGCAATACCTCCAGGAATTTGCAAGAAAAGAAATTCAAAACTATTATCACTAAAAAAAGAAGCCAATACCATGGCCACAACGAACATAAAGAAACCAAGTCGTGAATCCATAAAAGTTCTCACAATCAGTGGTAATATGGTAAAGGGAATAACCCAAATAGGGACATCAGCAATACGATAAGAAATAAATGCCATCATAATCACCGTACATAACATCAACAATAAAAAAGTCACATACTTAAGATTTAAGAACACATCTTTTCTATAAAAATAGAGAAATAGAAACAAACCGGTCATAAACATAAGTGTAATCAACACATGCCCAGCCCAAATCTGGTTATATTGCGACAAAGTTCCTACCCGGGATTCATATTCTCGTTTATACGAGTCCAATTTTTTAATACCATTCTCATCAATGATTTCCCCCTTGTCAATAACACGCTGCCCACCTAAAACAATACCATTTGTAAGTGCCATATTTTTAAGTACTCTATCCCGCTCTTTCACAGTTCTTTCCTCGTCAAGCACAATATTCGTGATCAAAAATTCATTGAGCTGCAGTTCCGAAATAAAATTCTCAACACCCGTAAAGTCATTGGTAGCAAAAGCCAATCCCTTGGCCACCTCTTTAATTATAAACTGGTATGATGATCTTAAAGTCAGAAACTCATTAGCCATAAAAGGTTCTGCCAGATTCTCCTTCACCACCATTAGCTCCAGCTTTTCTTTTCTTGAAGCATACTCTTCAGGAATCGCAATAATACCTTTATCATACACCTGCCACAAAACAGTATCAACCAATTCCTTCACCAATCTTGTATTTTCTTTATTACGGACTTTACGTTTTAAAAACTTATACTTCTTGATGTAATCCGGTAATTTTTTTTCAAAGGTTAGATGAAAATTTTGTGCTACTTTTTTTACAGCAGTACTATCATACAAAAAATACGGCCTAAAATTTTTAAGTATACTATCGCGCTCCACATCCAATTCTTGGCTGGTCTTAAAAATTCGAAAATCAAATGGGGCAATTAACACTTCATAGCGCCACGGTTCGCCTTTACTATATTCATATCTAAACTTTCGTTCCCGAGGCATCAAGTTGGCAATAATAAGTACAGCTGCCAAAAACAACAATATTCTATAGGATGCTTGAGAATATTTTTTTAACCGTTGAAGAAACTCTTTCATAAATACTAAATGACTTAAATAATACAACAACAAATATGCGTAAAATCAGTCACATAATCAGGCCTTCATGATGGTATAATGATATTTTTACACAAGGCTCAATTTTGTTTAGGCATATTTTGGTATATTCGCAGCACTAAAATTTAAGGTATATGAACGGTTCTATCAGCGTATATAGTTTTATTCCAGTAAGGAAAGAACCATCAGAAGCATCGGAACTTGTTACACAAATTCTTTTTGGAGAAACCTTTGTGGTTCTTGAAAAAGACAAAAAGTGGGCAAGAATCAAGATGGATTTTGATGGTTATGAGGGCTGGATTGATGCTAAACTAATTTTTTCAATGGCCGAAACAGAATATGAGCTTTGGAAAAATACCGATGCATGGATGGTTTCTACACCAAAAATAAACATCGTAAAAGACGGTTCTGGTACCACTATTACCATACCTGCCGGCAGTCGCATTGTTTTTAATGGCCACGATAGAAATAGTTTTTCCATTGGAAAAAATGACTATTTTATCTCCGGTCAAATCCCATCCCACAAAGAGTTAGGCATTAGAGAAGTAGCTACCTCTCTACTACACACCCCTTACCTATGGGGAGGAAGATCATACTTTGGCATTGACTGCTCAGGGCTTTCCCAAATAGTTTTTAAAATTAACGGAACCCGTATTCCCAGAGATGCTTATCAACAAATGGAGCTAGGTACCAATGTAAGTTTTGTGGAAGAAGCCAGAATTGGTGACCTCGCCTTTTTCGACAATGAGGATGGACATATTGTTCATGTAGGAATCTGTTTGGGCTCCGGCAAAATCATCCATGCCCATGGCGAAGTAAGAGTGGATTCTTTGGATCACCAAGGTATCTTTAACCATGACACCAATAAGTACTCTCATAAATTAAGAGTCATCAAACGAATCATACCAGCTTAAAACTATGCGTTTCACCTATAAATACCCCCGCCCAGCTGTAACTGTAGATGTCATCCTAATCACCAAAGGTAAGCAGCCACAAATACTCCTCATCGAGAGAAAGCATGAACCTTACGAAGGGTGCTGGGCTTTTCCCGGAGGATTTTTAGATATGGATGAAGACCTGGAAACAGCCGCCTTGCGTGAACTGCAAGAAGAAACACATATACAAAACATCCAAATAAAACAATTTAAAAGTTACGGTGGAGTTCAGCGCGACCCAAGGGGCAGAACAATATCTGTGGTTTTTTATGCTTTTATAGAGGATGTGCTAATGGTTCAACCTGGAGACGATGCCAGCAAGGCGAAATGGTTTTCATTGGAAAAAATACCAACACTGGCATTTGACCACTCACTCATATTAAATGAGTTTAAGGAAACTTTCCTATCCTAATGCATGGCTTTTCAAAATAAAAATTAGCTAGGTATAATTTACTCCTGCTGTATAACCACAACTACGGGGCACATTATCGTTTTATGGCCTAGTTTTATTTACATTCTTGATAAATCAAATCAACGCATTTCAAATAATTCTTGATGAAATTTTGCTTTAAATCCATTTGTTTTAAAGTCTTTTTTTATTGATTTCCCCATTTTCGAAGGACCACAAAACCAAACACTGGCAGACACCCAATCTGAAATAGTATTTCGGATATGTTCTCCTGAAATTAAAGCAGATTTGGAGGCTTCAAACAAATGTAGATTGATGTTAGCTGCTGTTGCGAGTTGCTGTAATTGTCCCTCTAAAGTAGCATCTAATTTATATGCTGCGTAGAAAAAATCAATTTTTTGCATATTACTCAGTTGTCCCAAGCCTTCCATTCGTGCCAAAAACGGAGTAATACCAACACCACCACCTATCCATATTTGACTTTCTTTGTTATCGTTAAACGTAAAATTACCATAAGGACCTTCAACAACTATCGAATCGCCGATTTTTAATTTATTAGCCAATGTATTGGTATAATCACCAAGAGCCTTAATCGTAAAACTTATATTTGGGGTGTTTCTATCCCAAGCCGAACTTATGGTAAAAGGATGGGATGGTTCTCTCTTTTCTAATTTTAAAAATGCAAATTGCCCCGCATTATGTCCTTTCCACTTATCGCTTCTTACTATTAATTCAAACATATTCATATCGGAATAAGACTTGATAGATTGAATGAATCCCTCCGTTTTTTGTTTTTTACCCACTTGTCCCAAAAGTACTATAACCGAAGAAACGGTTCCTAGTACCATTAAAATTGCCATAGTAATACCAATAGGCTCCGTCCAATACTCAATATACATTAAGGCAAAAGAATGAAAAACCAACGCCAAATAAATTACCGCCATCACAATATGCGTTTTCGCAAATATGTGATAAGGTATTTTCTTTAGCAATGCCATAATAAGAAATAGGACCGTTAAATAGAAAGCATACTCCCCTACTTGGTGAGCCGAAACCTCAAGAGTTTCTAAAAGCTGCTCGAATGCGGAGGGTTCAGTATCAGAAACAGTGGCACCTGAGATAGCATCTAAAGTTATGAGATTATCTAAACGCAACCACCAATCCGGCAACTTTGCTACCAACCAATGCATAATGGAAAACGAAAAAGCAATAATACCAAGCCATTTATGTAAGCGATAGATCTTATCAAGCCCATTCAAACGCTTTTCAAGCCACAGGTGACGCGTTGCCAATATCATTGAAAACGTCATCGCAGAAAAAGCAATAACTCCAGTAAATTGATCTAAACTTTTGGTAAATAAGTCGTAATCGAATGGAATATACAGTAAGGTATTTGTTAAAAACCAAATTATTGTGATGGAAATAAATAGTGCAGCAAGTGTTATTTTTATTCGTGTCATATTAGTTTGCTAATTTCCCAAGTGCCTTTTGTCATGAAAACTAATTAAAGTTCAATAATTACATCTTCTTTTGCCATACGTGCTTTTGGCAATTTACGATTGTAATCTTTTTTATCATCATGATAACCAATCGCTAAGGCAAAAGTACATTTGTAATCATCGCCTAATTCTTTGGCAAACTCCTCCCCAATCGCCTCTGCATCTACACCCTCCATTGGTGTGGAATCAATCTTTAAACGTGATAATGCGTGTAACACATTACCTAACGCAATGTAAGACTGTGCTTTTGTCCAGTTACTATTATTTCCGTTTTCATCGGCCGCCTTTTCAGCAAATTTGAATGCATTTGTTAGCATTTTGTCATATCCTTTTTGATTCATGCGGCCGGCCTTTACGCTCGCATCTAATCGTTTTTTGTAATCCTCTTTGTCAAAATGAACTTTATTGGCAAAAAGAATAATTTCTGAAGCATTGGTAGCGTGTGGTTGATTAAATTTATAACTTTCAAAAGTTTTGGCCAAACGTTGTTTTGCTTCATCACTTTTAATAACGATGAATTTCCAAGGTTGTGAATTAATAGAGGAAGGTGATAAACGCAACACTTCTTCGATGGTTGCTAAATTCTCGGGCGAAACACGTTTTGTTTTATCATAAGCCTTTGCTGTATAGCGTTGGTTTAGGTCTTCTATGATTTGATGATCCAGAGAAATCGTTGATGATTCTTCTTTTTCTTTTGAAGTACAAGCACTTAAGACTCCCACGATAGTTGCTATAATTAAAATCCCTTTTTTCATTTCTGTAAATAATTAATGTTAAACTATAATTTTTATAGTGCCAAAAATATATACAGTTTTCAAATTACACAATAACAGTCAAAAAGGATAGTATGATTTTCTGTTGTTACTATATTGGTTATATGCATGCGTATAAGTACGCGCAGCCGAGTAAACAAAGGGAGTTTCACACTAAGCCTCTCACAGAACCCTACATATTAACACCCCGTCATGCGGCTATTATTATATTATTGATACAAATTTTAACAAGGTGAACCAGAGATTGCTAATTCAGATCAAGGGGCGCAATTTACCTGAAAAAATGAATTAACGCACTAAAATTCAAGGTGATTAAAACAGCGTGAATAATAAAAAAGAGCCTTGAATAATATATACATAGAACACTTATAAAGAACCGTAAAAAGAGATGACGTATATTTGAATTCCACAAACGATTAATAGAGATAATAGACTTCCCACTTCTTCAATTCGGGTGTAGCCAAAATACGCAATAAATCTTGTATTAATCAGCAGGAAAAAGCGTCCATCTTAACTAGTCTTTGCAAGAAAACTCCAAATACTGCGTTATTCTCATTTTTGAAACAGTCATTTACAATCAGTAAACTCCTTGGTTTCAAAAATATCGAAAGCCTTGTCTTTGAAGCTTTCTTATCAAAGACAGAAAAAACAGTCGTTTCCTTGCAGCCACTAACTAAGATAGACGCTACTTTTATTATTCTGTTATTTGGCGTATACCAAGTCGTGCACCTCTGCCTTCTTGCTCGGCTCTTATGTAATCAATTTCTGCATAAACCTGACCTTTACCATAATAGGCGATAGGGTTTGGCGTAACAAAGAAATCGCGTAGTTTTTCGGTATGCCAGGTTTTTCCTCTATCCGTGCTATATATGTAATTATACCAAGGGCCATCGTGATTCATGGCGTGAATATAATCGCCATGCACTGCTACATAGGTATACATTTTTATGCCCTTTGGTAGTTTTATTATTTCGTTGGTTTTTATAAATTTAATATGTGTTTTGTAATCCGATTGTTCTTTTGTGAAACTTACATACAGTTGCTTTTTGCAAGTGCTAATATTAACAGATAGCTTTTGTTTACACCCTTTAGGGTATATATCCTTAGCTAAAATTTCTTCTTCCCCGGTAATAAAATCATATTTCATATAGTTGTTATTGTGCAAATACTCCACTTCTGTTTCTGAAACCAATCTCGATATATTTATATAATAATCAGGACTATACTTAAAATCATGCCAAGTCACACCACCATCATAAGTGTACTTATTTTCTGAGATTCGATTGTAGAAACTAAAAAAACTAGCTACACCTACCTTTTT comes from the Saccharicrinis fermentans DSM 9555 = JCM 21142 genome and includes:
- a CDS encoding C40 family peptidase produces the protein MNGSISVYSFIPVRKEPSEASELVTQILFGETFVVLEKDKKWARIKMDFDGYEGWIDAKLIFSMAETEYELWKNTDAWMVSTPKINIVKDGSGTTITIPAGSRIVFNGHDRNSFSIGKNDYFISGQIPSHKELGIREVATSLLHTPYLWGGRSYFGIDCSGLSQIVFKINGTRIPRDAYQQMELGTNVSFVEEARIGDLAFFDNEDGHIVHVGICLGSGKIIHAHGEVRVDSLDHQGIFNHDTNKYSHKLRVIKRIIPA
- a CDS encoding NUDIX domain-containing protein; protein product: MRFTYKYPRPAVTVDVILITKGKQPQILLIERKHEPYEGCWAFPGGFLDMDEDLETAALRELQEETHIQNIQIKQFKSYGGVQRDPRGRTISVVFYAFIEDVLMVQPGDDASKAKWFSLEKIPTLAFDHSLILNEFKETFLS
- a CDS encoding ferredoxin reductase family protein, with translation MTRIKITLAALFISITIIWFLTNTLLYIPFDYDLFTKSLDQFTGVIAFSAMTFSMILATRHLWLEKRLNGLDKIYRLHKWLGIIAFSFSIMHWLVAKLPDWWLRLDNLITLDAISGATVSDTEPSAFEQLLETLEVSAHQVGEYAFYLTVLFLIMALLKKIPYHIFAKTHIVMAVIYLALVFHSFALMYIEYWTEPIGITMAILMVLGTVSSVIVLLGQVGKKQKTEGFIQSIKSYSDMNMFELIVRSDKWKGHNAGQFAFLKLEKREPSHPFTISSAWDRNTPNISFTIKALGDYTNTLANKLKIGDSIVVEGPYGNFTFNDNKESQIWIGGGVGITPFLARMEGLGQLSNMQKIDFFYAAYKLDATLEGQLQQLATAANINLHLFEASKSALISGEHIRNTISDWVSASVWFCGPSKMGKSIKKDFKTNGFKAKFHQELFEMR
- a CDS encoding HD family phosphohydrolase → MKEFLQRLKKYSQASYRILLFLAAVLIIANLMPRERKFRYEYSKGEPWRYEVLIAPFDFRIFKTSQELDVERDSILKNFRPYFLYDSTAVKKVAQNFHLTFEKKLPDYIKKYKFLKRKVRNKENTRLVKELVDTVLWQVYDKGIIAIPEEYASRKEKLELMVVKENLAEPFMANEFLTLRSSYQFIIKEVAKGLAFATNDFTGVENFISELQLNEFLITNIVLDEERTVKERDRVLKNMALTNGIVLGGQRVIDKGEIIDENGIKKLDSYKREYESRVGTLSQYNQIWAGHVLITLMFMTGLFLFLYFYRKDVFLNLKYVTFLLLMLCTVIMMAFISYRIADVPIWVIPFTILPLIVRTFMDSRLGFFMFVVAMVLASFFSDNSFEFLFLQIPGGIAAIFSLYKMARRAQIVRSAIFIFLTYSVFYTGLHLIREGNIQTINYRYFMYFGINGILIFIVYPLIYIFEKLFGFLSDVTLVELSDTNHPLLRKLAENAPGTFQHSIQVGNLAQEVAYEIDANPLLVRAGAMYHDIGKTATPLYFTENQTSGINPHDNMDYEQSAKLVIDHIEGGVKIARKHKLPQKIIDFIATHQGTTKTRYFYNSFINEHPDKKPEEKNFTYPGPTPFTKETAILMMADSIEAASRSLKNYTDEAIDKLVENIVNAQIKEGQFFNAPITFREITTAKSVFKKKLKNIYHARVSYPEVKKKK
- a CDS encoding nitroreductase family protein, whose protein sequence is MKKGILIIATIVGVLSACTSKEKEESSTISLDHQIIEDLNQRYTAKAYDKTKRVSPENLATIEEVLRLSPSSINSQPWKFIVIKSDEAKQRLAKTFESYKFNQPHATNASEIILFANKVHFDKEDYKKRLDASVKAGRMNQKGYDKMLTNAFKFAEKAADENGNNSNWTKAQSYIALGNVLHALSRLKIDSTPMEGVDAEAIGEEFAKELGDDYKCTFALAIGYHDDKKDYNRKLPKARMAKEDVIIEL